The genomic segment CCATTATCGATTCTAACTTGTAAAGGGTAAGGTTAATTCTATGGTCTGTTACTCTCCCTTGGGGGAAATTATATGTTCTTATCCGCTCACTTCTATCACCACTTCCAACTTGAATCTTTCTCTTTTGAGATATCTCAGCCTGTTGATTTCGTTTTAGCTCATCAAGGATACGTGCCCTTAGAATCTTCATGGCTTTCGCTTTATTCTTATGTTGAGATTTTTCGTCCTGACATGTAACCACAATCCCTGTTGGAACATGAGTGATTCTTACAGCAGAATCAGTTGTGTTAACGCTTTGTCCTCCAGGTCCTGAGGAACGAAAGACATCCACTCTTATATCATTATCATTTATATCAACGTCTACCTCCTCTGCCTCTGGAAGTATAGCGACAGTTACTGCTGAGGTATGAACCCTACCTGAAGCTTCTGTAATAGGTATCCTTTGAACCCTGTGGGTTCCACTTTCAAACTTCAATCTACTAAAGACATCTTTACCTAAAATCGAAAGGATAACCTCCTTAAAACCTCCGACCCCTCTAATGTGTCCACTTAAAACCTCCATCTTGAAGCCCTGTTTTTCACAATATTTCGAATACATTCTAAAGAGATCTAATGCAAAGAGAGCGGCTTCTTCTCCACCGGTTCCAGCCCTTATTTCTAAAATAACATTTTTTTTATCTTCAGAATCTATAGGGGTCAATAGCATCTTAAGTTCATGTTCTAATTGGTTTTGTTTCTCTTTAAGCTCTTTTAATTCTAACTCTGCTAGTTCTTTTAAATCACTGTCTTCCTCATCTCTTAAGAGCTTCTCATCATCATCTATTTGACTAAGAACATGCTTAAGTTTCCTATATTTGTTAACAATCTTTGAGATCTCTGAGTGCTCTTTTGCATAGCGGTGAAAATCTTCTTGATTGTATTTCACCGAAGATCCGCTCATCAAATTGTTTAACTCTTCAAATCTTTTCTCTATATTGTCTAACTTTTGATACATTATCTCTTCCTGAACCAACAATCATTTTTTTATTTTTTTATACTTACTTTTAAATCTCTCAACCCTTCCAGCAGTATCAATTAACTTCTGCTTTCCTGTAAAAAAGGGATGGCATTTTGAACATATCTCAACCTTTAACTCTTTTTTGGTTGATCTCGTTTGAATAACCTCCCCGCAGGCACAGGTTATTGTTGCATCAACATATTCTGGATGAATCTTAGCTTTCAATTTACTAACCTCCTCTAATTTTAATGAATTAACTAATTAAACTAATTATTTTAGTTTACTAAATTTAAAATGCAATAAAAAAATAATGTAAATTTGATTATCAAAGCTTTTTAATAAATACTTGATGGAGTGAAAGATATGAATGGGTATGATCCAGAAGCCTCGTTTTATCGGTCAATAAATCTAGCTATTCATAGAATCTAAAAATTCTTTATTTGTTTTTGTTTTTTTGATTCTCTCAGAGATCAATTCCATGCATTCAACAACATTCAATTGACTTAAAACCTTTCTAAGAACCCATACTCTATTGAGTTCTTCTGATACCAGAAGAAGCTCTTCCTTTCTTGTTCCTGAACGATGGATATCTAAAGCAGGAAAAATTCTTTTATCAACCAACTTTCTGTCTAGATGCAATTCCATATTCCCTGTTCCTTTAAACTCCTCAAAGATAACATCATCCATCCTGCTACCAGTCTCTATGAGGGCTGTAGCGATGATCGTCAAACTACCCCCTTCTTCTATATTTCTTGCTGCACCAAAAAATCTTTTAGGCCTTTGTAAAGCATTTGAATCTACACCTCCTGAGAGGACCTTTCCGCTAGGGGGAACAATAGCATTATATGCTCTGGCTAGCCGCGTTATACTATCAAGTAGTATCACAACATCCTTTTTGTGTTCTACAAGCCTTTTGGCCTTTTCGATAACCATCTCAGCTACCTGTACATGTCTTTCATAGGACTCATCAAATGTAGAACTTACCACCTCTCCTTTCACAGAACGCTCCATATCAGTTACTTCTTCAGGCCTTTCGTCTATCAACAAAACGATCAAGATTATATCTGGATGATTGGTCGTAATGCTTCTAGCAATTGACTGAAGTAACATTGTTTTTCCAGTTCGAGGCGGAGCAACAATCAATCCCCTCTGGCCTTTGCCTATCGGAGTCAACAGATCCATAATCCGTGTGGAATAATCGCCATTGCTCATTTCTAAATGAATCCTCTCTTGAGGATAGAGTGGTGTCAAATCATCAAAAAATATCTTATCTTTAGCATTATCTGGATTATCAAAGTTTACAGCTTCAACCTTTAACAAGGCAAAATATTTCTCACTATTTTTCGGTGGTCTAATCTGGCCCGAAATGGAATCACCTGTGTGAAGATCAAACTTTCTGATTTGAGAGGGAGATATATAAATATCGTCTGGTCCAGGAAGATAATTGTAGCTCGGGGCTCTTAGAAATCCATAACCTTCTGATAATGTCTCTAACACCCCTTCCCCGAAGATCAATCCATTCTTCTTTGCACGTCCTTCTAATATCCTGAAGATGAGTTCTTGTTTTCGTAAACTGCTTGCACCGGCTATATTAAAATCTTTCGCAATTTTCAACAATTCAGATATCGTTTTTCTTTTAAGCTCATCAATATTCATTAAAAATATTTCCTTTTAAAGACTCATTAGTATTTCTCTCATGAAAGATATAAGAAATGTCATTAAAAAGATAACTTGAAATATAGATATTCCATTCTTTGGATTGAAAGAAATAGTAGATTTGTATCAGATACCTAATAATTCATTATATATACTATTCAACCTTCGAAAAACTTTAAATCGTGGATTTCTCATAAGAGTATTTTTTAGAAGGTTATTTAAGGGATAATCAAATATAATATACATATATACTTTTGTCAACACCTTTTTTACATTACTGCGAAGGAAGGAAAATTTGAAAAGCAGTCCCTTCCCCTGGTTTACTCTTTACCTCTATGATTCCTTTATGATTCTCAATGATCCTACAGACTATTGCTAATCCTAATCCATTACCTCCCTCTTTAGTCGTATAAAAAGGTTCAAATATCTTTCCAATGTCTTGTTGAGAAATCCCAGTTCCACTGTCCTTAATATTGATCTCTATAAACTTATTTATATTTTCTCTGTCTACTAATTTTCTAGAAGGAATCTTACTTCTTTCATTATCATCACAATAATGAGTCTCAATCCTGAGAACACCACCCTCTGGCATTGCCTGTGCACTATTTAAATACAAATTCCAAAAAACCTGCTTTATCTGTTTTGGATCTACCATTGCATTAATCTTTTTTTGTTTAAAATCTGTAGATATTTCGATATCTGACCGATACTCTTTGTTGTTTTTGAACAGCCCAATGGTCTCATTAATAATCTCATTTATATTATAGCTGCCAACAACTAAAGGTACTGGACGAGCATAATTTAAAAAATTAGAAATGATCGTATTCAATCTCTCTGCCTCTCGAATCACAATGTCCATTAATTGTCTATCAGCCTTTTTCAATCCAAAGGTATCTTTTAAGAGTTGGACCGACCCACTGATAGAAGTTAAAGGATTCCTGATCTCATGAGCAATCCCTGCAGCTATTTCTCCGACCGCAGCTAATCTATCTTTTTTTCTTATCTTTTCTTCCATCTCCTTTAATAGTGTAATGTCTTGAAAAATACCGATGATTCCCTGAATCGTATTTTTTTCATCCCTAAAAGAAGAAAAACTCATTCCTAAAAAGATCTCTTTTTTATCTTTTCTCTTAAAAATTCCTTCATATCTTTTTGGATCAGTGCTATCTAAAGAGATGTTTCTCGTACTATCGGATAGATCTGGTAAAACAAAAACCTCATAAAAGAATTTTCCAATGACCTCGTTTTTTTCATAACTGGTCAATTTCTCTGCAGTTTTATTAAAAAAGTTTATCTTTCTATTAATATCAGTGGTAAATAAGCCGCTTTCTATACTATTTACAATATTTTCATTAAAGCTCTGGAGCTTGATAAGATGATCCTTTTCCCGCCTCAGTTCCTTTCCTGTGATCTTCAGCCTTTCTGAAAGATTTCCACTTAAGAATGCAACCAGGAAAAATGCTAAGATATTAAAAAATACTAAGTAAAATACATATCCTGGGTCTAAGGAACTCAAAATCTTCCCATAAAAAGAGGCAGGGGATATAAAATTATATAACTCCAGATTTGCCATAGTGCCATATATTACACTGGAAAAAGAGGCAATAATATATCCCCCTTTTCTTGAAATGATTATGCTTGCGGTTATGATTGAAAATATATATAAAAATGAAAGGGTACTTTGAACACCCCCTGTGACATAATTCACTCCTGCTTCTATGATTATATCTCCGATGATCTGGACATAAGAGAATAAGATCAGATTCTTTATATTCCTTAATAGAATGGCATATAAAATGGTCAAAAAATAGGTAAGACCTATAAGAAAGCTTATATGAATAAGGGCTGGAATTTCACCCCCTTTTTTCTGGAAAATAACTACTACTCCAAGAAAAAGGGTAAGAAATATAACCCTCAATAACATTAAGGTTTTTAACCTTCTTTGAAGTTCATTATCGGAAGTATCTGATTGGCTATCAGTCATTATTGGATAATGTCCTCTGGAGGGTTAATGAATTTTAAATTTACTTTATAAAAGTGGCTAATTTAAAAATAGGAAGATACATAGCGACAACAACAAATCCAATAATAACCCCAAGAAATGCCATAATCAAAGGCTCTAAAAGGGAAGTAAGGCCAGCCACCGATGCATCTACTTCTTCCTCATAAAAATCTGCGATCTTTGAAAGCATGGTATCTAATGCCCCTGTGTTTTCTCCCACGTTTATCATCTGAACGACCATCGGAGGAAATACCTTTTTCCTACTTAATGGCTCTGCAATGGTCTGTCCTTCTTTTATGCTCGATATAGCAGAAATTACAGCCCCTTCTACTACCTTATTGCCAGAGGTTTTAGCCGTTATTTCTAAGCCCTCTATAATGGGTACGCCGCTACTTACCAAGGTCCCCAAAGTCCTCGTAAATTTTGCTACTGCCACTTTTTGAATCAAAGTGCCGAATATGGGAAGCTTTAAAAGTGTCGAGTCAACAGAGCGCCTTACCTTTAAATTTCTCTTATATAAGTGACGAAAGAAAACCATCGCTCCGATTGTAAAAGCCAGAATAAAGAGTATATAGCTCGTCATAAAGTTACTGAGACCAATAACTATTCTCGTGTATATAGGAAGTGTTTGACCAAACCCAGCAAACATCTGAGCAAAAATTGGGATAACGAATATCATTAAAAATATGACGACTAAGATTGCAATACAAATAATACTGGCAGGGTAAACAAGCGCAGACTTAATCTTTTTCTTAAGAGAAATGGACTTTTCCATATATGCAGACAGCCTATTTAATATGGTATCTAAGACACCCCCTGTCTCACCTGCTTCAACCATATTAGTATAAAGTTCGCTGAATACATTTGGATGTTTTCTCAAGGATTCATTGAATGTGGCCCCGGATTCCACATTCTCTTTTATCTGATTGATGATCTTACCAAAGGCTTTGTTATCCGTCTGAGTTCCTAATATATCTAAACATTGAACTAAAGGAAGGCCAGCATCTATCATCGTAGCAAACTGTCTTGTAAAGATAACGATATCCTTATCCTTGATTTTCTTACCCAGCGTCGGTATCTTTATCTCGATACCCTTTGATTTTTTCTTGATAGATTGAACAGTTATATTTCTACGACGCAAAATAGCGGCTGCAGCAAGCCTGTCTTTGGCTTCAACCTCTCCCTCTTGAACGGTTCCTGACCTTGTTTTTCCAACATATTTAAAAGAAGGCATGATTTAACCCCCGATCAGATTCTTATCTTTTTTGTGAAAAAGATTGACCGCTTTGACCTTTTTCTATCATCGCCCTTAATTCATCAGGAATAGAAGACCTACCCATCGCATCTTCATACGTTATTAACTTCCTTTGATAAAGCTCGAACAAGGATTGATTTAAGGTTTGCATACCGAACTTCGCTTGACCGGTCTGCATCGCTGAATAGATCTGATGGACCTTGTCTTCTCTTATGAGATTTCTTATCGCAGGGGTAGGGATCATTACCTCCAGGGCAAGAACACGCCCCCCTCCAATTCTTGGAATTAAGGTTTGACTTAAAACCCCTTCAAGAACAAAAGAGAGCTGAGCCCTGATCTCTGGCTGTTGATACGGAGGAAACACATCGATAATTCTATTGATTGTCTGAGCACATGAATTGGTATGTAAGGTGCTAAAGGTGAGATGTCCTGTTTCAGAAATAGTCAATGCGGAGCCTATAGTCTCTAAATCCCTCAACTCTCCGATAAGTACTACATCTGGATCTTCCCTCAGGGCAGACCTTAAAGCCTTATGATAATGAAGAGTATCGGCGTTAAGCTCTCTTTGATTCACAATACAATTTTTATGCTGATGGACAAACTCAATGGGGTCTTCAATAGTTACAATGTGTTCATGTCTTTCTGAATTGATCTTATCTATCATTGCAGCTAATGTAGTAGACTTTCCGCTTCCCGTGGGTCCGGTTACAAGTATCAATCCCCGCGGTTTCTTTGTCAAATTCGCAACAATGGGAGGCAGACCCAACTCTTCAAAAGAGAGAACCTGATAAGGAATAGTCCTGAAGGCTGCCGCAACAGCCCCTCTCTGCATAAACACATTTGCCCTAAAACGACTCAAACCTTTTACGCCAAAAGAGAAATCTATCTCCTTTTCCTGTTCAAACTTCAACTTTTGAGCATCAGTTAATACACTATAACAGATTTCTTTTGTATCTGCTGGTGTTAAAGGCGGCATATCTAAAGGGACTAAAGCCCCATCAATTCTTAACTGCGGAGGAGACTTTATCGTAATATGTAGGTCAGAAGCTCCCTTTTCCATCATTGTCTTTAATATCTGATGTAAATTTACCATCTTTTCTCCTTCTATTCATTAATCTCAAAAGGTTACCCTTAAGACTTCTTCTATTGTGGTTAGCTCTTCTTTGATTTTCTCTAACCCACTCTTTCTTAAGGTTCTCATTCCGAGTTTCACAGCTTCCCTTTTAATGTCTATATCACTAGCGCCTTTTAAAATCAATTCTTTAATCTCTTCTCTAACCGGCATTACCTCATAGAGTGCAACTCTTCCTTTATACCCTGTGCCACCACATTGCTCACATCCTTTTCCCTTATAGCATTTTAGAGACTTTGCTTCTTCTGGAGAAAAACCAATATCTATTAATGCAT from the Nitrospinota bacterium genome contains:
- the rho gene encoding transcription termination factor Rho, whose translation is MNIDELKRKTISELLKIAKDFNIAGASSLRKQELIFRILEGRAKKNGLIFGEGVLETLSEGYGFLRAPSYNYLPGPDDIYISPSQIRKFDLHTGDSISGQIRPPKNSEKYFALLKVEAVNFDNPDNAKDKIFFDDLTPLYPQERIHLEMSNGDYSTRIMDLLTPIGKGQRGLIVAPPRTGKTMLLQSIARSITTNHPDIILIVLLIDERPEEVTDMERSVKGEVVSSTFDESYERHVQVAEMVIEKAKRLVEHKKDVVILLDSITRLARAYNAIVPPSGKVLSGGVDSNALQRPKRFFGAARNIEEGGSLTIIATALIETGSRMDDVIFEEFKGTGNMELHLDRKLVDKRIFPALDIHRSGTRKEELLLVSEELNRVWVLRKVLSQLNVVECMELISERIKKTKTNKEFLDSMNS
- a CDS encoding type II secretion system F family protein, giving the protein MPSFKYVGKTRSGTVQEGEVEAKDRLAAAAILRRRNITVQSIKKKSKGIEIKIPTLGKKIKDKDIVIFTRQFATMIDAGLPLVQCLDILGTQTDNKAFGKIINQIKENVESGATFNESLRKHPNVFSELYTNMVEAGETGGVLDTILNRLSAYMEKSISLKKKIKSALVYPASIICIAILVVIFLMIFVIPIFAQMFAGFGQTLPIYTRIVIGLSNFMTSYILFILAFTIGAMVFFRHLYKRNLKVRRSVDSTLLKLPIFGTLIQKVAVAKFTRTLGTLVSSGVPIIEGLEITAKTSGNKVVEGAVISAISSIKEGQTIAEPLSRKKVFPPMVVQMINVGENTGALDTMLSKIADFYEEEVDASVAGLTSLLEPLIMAFLGVIIGFVVVAMYLPIFKLATFIK
- the rpmE gene encoding 50S ribosomal protein L31; this encodes MKAKIHPEYVDATITCACGEVIQTRSTKKELKVEICSKCHPFFTGKQKLIDTAGRVERFKSKYKKIKK
- the prfA gene encoding peptide chain release factor 1, which translates into the protein MYQKLDNIEKRFEELNNLMSGSSVKYNQEDFHRYAKEHSEISKIVNKYRKLKHVLSQIDDDEKLLRDEEDSDLKELAELELKELKEKQNQLEHELKMLLTPIDSEDKKNVILEIRAGTGGEEAALFALDLFRMYSKYCEKQGFKMEVLSGHIRGVGGFKEVILSILGKDVFSRLKFESGTHRVQRIPITEASGRVHTSAVTVAILPEAEEVDVDINDNDIRVDVFRSSGPGGQSVNTTDSAVRITHVPTGIVVTCQDEKSQHKNKAKAMKILRARILDELKRNQQAEISQKRKIQVGSGDRSERIRTYNFPQGRVTDHRINLTLYKLESIMEGELDEIIEGLTEAYDLERLKNIEDKNTNLDKNKKTSNSLLEPKR
- a CDS encoding type IV pilus twitching motility protein PilT, encoding MVNLHQILKTMMEKGASDLHITIKSPPQLRIDGALVPLDMPPLTPADTKEICYSVLTDAQKLKFEQEKEIDFSFGVKGLSRFRANVFMQRGAVAAAFRTIPYQVLSFEELGLPPIVANLTKKPRGLILVTGPTGSGKSTTLAAMIDKINSERHEHIVTIEDPIEFVHQHKNCIVNQRELNADTLHYHKALRSALREDPDVVLIGELRDLETIGSALTISETGHLTFSTLHTNSCAQTINRIIDVFPPYQQPEIRAQLSFVLEGVLSQTLIPRIGGGRVLALEVMIPTPAIRNLIREDKVHQIYSAMQTGQAKFGMQTLNQSLFELYQRKLITYEDAMGRSSIPDELRAMIEKGQSGQSFSQKR
- a CDS encoding ATP-binding protein encodes the protein MTDSQSDTSDNELQRRLKTLMLLRVIFLTLFLGVVVIFQKKGGEIPALIHISFLIGLTYFLTILYAILLRNIKNLILFSYVQIIGDIIIEAGVNYVTGGVQSTLSFLYIFSIITASIIISRKGGYIIASFSSVIYGTMANLELYNFISPASFYGKILSSLDPGYVFYLVFFNILAFFLVAFLSGNLSERLKITGKELRREKDHLIKLQSFNENIVNSIESGLFTTDINRKINFFNKTAEKLTSYEKNEVIGKFFYEVFVLPDLSDSTRNISLDSTDPKRYEGIFKRKDKKEIFLGMSFSSFRDEKNTIQGIIGIFQDITLLKEMEEKIRKKDRLAAVGEIAAGIAHEIRNPLTSISGSVQLLKDTFGLKKADRQLMDIVIREAERLNTIISNFLNYARPVPLVVGSYNINEIINETIGLFKNNKEYRSDIEISTDFKQKKINAMVDPKQIKQVFWNLYLNSAQAMPEGGVLRIETHYCDDNERSKIPSRKLVDRENINKFIEINIKDSGTGISQQDIGKIFEPFYTTKEGGNGLGLAIVCRIIENHKGIIEVKSKPGEGTAFQIFLPSQ